In the Chryseobacterium sp. MYb264 genome, one interval contains:
- a CDS encoding efflux RND transporter periplasmic adaptor subunit: MKIPGKIRFIVLISSIILLQNCTKAAEGSNTAPPAPELPVYTIITSPATTYQEFPTALEGKNNVEIRSQVDGYLDKIYVEEGAYVRAGQPLFKIDSRTYGEQMNMASANLQAANANIQKAKVEVDRLEPLVAAKVVSDVQLRTAKANYAAAVAAASQAKASVGSAKINVGFTTITAPVSGYIGRIPYKKGSLISRTDVNPLTLLSDISEIYAYFSLSELDFIAFQNKYPGATLNEKLKNMPMVDLVIADNSIYPEKGKMSIVDGQFDKTTGAISVRAVFPNANGALRTGNTGRVRMPQLMSNAMVIPQESTFEIQDKTYVYVVGKDQKVASKPIKISGKTESYYFISEGVSAGDKIVYTGLGSLKDGVSIKPKAISSDSLLKAKPL; this comes from the coding sequence ATGAAAATACCTGGAAAAATAAGGTTCATCGTACTTATATCAAGTATTATCCTTTTACAAAACTGCACAAAGGCTGCTGAAGGATCTAATACGGCTCCTCCCGCTCCAGAGCTGCCTGTTTATACTATCATCACGTCTCCGGCAACCACTTATCAGGAATTCCCGACTGCTTTGGAAGGAAAAAATAATGTGGAAATCAGATCGCAGGTAGACGGTTATCTAGACAAAATCTATGTGGAAGAAGGCGCTTACGTAAGAGCCGGACAGCCTTTATTCAAAATAGATTCAAGAACTTACGGCGAGCAGATGAATATGGCAAGTGCCAATTTACAGGCTGCAAATGCCAATATTCAAAAAGCTAAAGTTGAGGTCGACAGATTAGAACCTCTTGTAGCTGCAAAAGTAGTTTCAGACGTACAGCTGAGAACAGCAAAAGCCAATTATGCAGCTGCAGTGGCAGCCGCTTCACAAGCAAAAGCATCAGTTGGAAGCGCTAAAATTAATGTTGGATTTACTACGATTACCGCTCCTGTAAGCGGATACATCGGAAGAATTCCTTATAAAAAAGGAAGTTTAATTTCAAGAACAGATGTAAATCCGTTGACTTTATTATCAGACATCAGCGAGATTTATGCCTATTTCTCTTTAAGCGAACTGGATTTTATTGCTTTTCAGAATAAATATCCAGGTGCTACTTTGAACGAGAAGCTAAAAAATATGCCAATGGTAGATTTGGTGATCGCTGACAACAGTATTTATCCTGAAAAAGGTAAAATGAGCATCGTAGACGGGCAGTTTGATAAAACCACAGGAGCCATCAGTGTTCGTGCTGTATTCCCAAATGCCAACGGGGCATTGAGAACAGGAAATACAGGACGCGTTCGTATGCCGCAATTAATGTCTAATGCAATGGTTATTCCACAAGAATCAACATTTGAAATTCAGGATAAAACATACGTTTATGTGGTTGGAAAAGACCAGAAAGTAGCCAGCAAACCGATAAAAATATCAGGAAAAACAGAAAGCTATTACTTTATTTCTGAAGGAGTTTCCGCGGGTGACAAAATCGTTTACACGGGATTGGGCAGCTTAAAGGATGGTGTTTCTATCAAGCCGAAAGCTATTTCTTCTGACAGCTTACTAAAGGCAAAACCGTTGTAA
- a CDS encoding efflux transporter outer membrane subunit: MKKVINIIFAFGLALGSVSCVSKLAYKEPELELPETFQYTATADTASVANLQWKEFFSDPMLQSLIEKGIKNNYDLQIALKQVASSQEKLKQAKYLQYPDVGFGVSAQISKPSKNSMNGQSLNLFLGQSHVEDYNAAFNLSWEADIWGKIKNQQEVSKMQYLQTYEATKAIQTQVVAAIAQGYYNLLMLDKQLQIAKSNLELSTNTLSLTEKLWKSGDTTSLGVQQATSQKQSTELLITQLEQNITIQENALSILVGENPNKITRTIEMSDTSLPQDISAGLPAAMVSRRPDVRQQELVLLESNSMVGIAQANMYPALKITANGGVNSFKVDNWFSIPASLFGSVLGGITQPIFQKRQLKTDLNVAKIQREKNVLAFRQSVLNAVGEVSDALVSNESLKVQEQKATEQVATLKDGIKSAEMLYKGGMANYLEVITAQGNSLQAELNLASVKRQRLSSIVDLYRALGGGWK; this comes from the coding sequence ATGAAAAAAGTAATAAATATCATCTTCGCTTTTGGACTGGCTCTGGGTTCGGTCTCCTGCGTGTCGAAACTGGCATACAAGGAGCCTGAGCTTGAGCTTCCGGAAACGTTTCAATATACAGCAACGGCCGATACAGCAAGCGTTGCGAACTTACAATGGAAAGAATTTTTCAGCGACCCTATGTTGCAAAGTTTAATCGAAAAAGGAATTAAAAATAATTACGATTTACAGATCGCTTTAAAACAGGTAGCTTCTTCACAGGAAAAATTAAAGCAGGCAAAATATCTTCAATATCCTGATGTTGGTTTTGGCGTTTCTGCACAGATTTCAAAACCTTCAAAAAACAGCATGAACGGGCAAAGCTTAAACTTATTTTTAGGTCAGAGTCATGTTGAAGATTATAATGCAGCATTCAACCTATCTTGGGAAGCTGATATTTGGGGGAAAATAAAAAATCAGCAGGAAGTTTCTAAAATGCAGTATCTGCAAACTTATGAAGCGACAAAAGCGATTCAGACACAGGTTGTTGCAGCGATTGCCCAAGGATATTACAATTTATTGATGCTTGACAAACAATTACAGATTGCAAAATCGAATTTAGAATTAAGCACCAATACCCTTTCTTTGACAGAAAAATTGTGGAAAAGTGGTGATACAACGTCTTTGGGAGTTCAACAGGCAACTTCTCAAAAACAATCCACAGAATTGTTGATTACGCAATTGGAGCAAAATATCACGATTCAGGAAAATGCCTTGAGTATTTTAGTAGGTGAAAATCCAAACAAGATCACAAGAACGATTGAAATGTCTGATACTTCTTTACCACAAGATATTTCTGCGGGACTTCCGGCAGCGATGGTAAGCCGTCGTCCGGATGTCCGTCAACAGGAATTGGTATTATTGGAATCCAATTCAATGGTGGGAATTGCGCAGGCAAATATGTATCCTGCATTGAAAATTACAGCCAACGGAGGTGTCAATTCATTTAAAGTAGACAATTGGTTTTCAATTCCGGCATCATTGTTCGGTTCTGTTTTAGGTGGAATTACTCAACCTATTTTCCAGAAAAGACAATTGAAAACAGACTTAAATGTTGCTAAAATTCAGAGAGAGAAAAACGTATTGGCGTTCCGTCAATCTGTTTTGAATGCTGTCGGTGAAGTTTCTGATGCTTTGGTTTCCAACGAAAGTTTAAAAGTTCAGGAACAAAAAGCAACCGAGCAGGTGGCAACCTTAAAAGATGGAATTAAAAGTGCCGAAATGCTTTACAAAGGCGGAATGGCAAACTATTTAGAAGTAATTACCGCTCAGGGAAATTCTCTACAGGCAGAGCTTAATCTGGCGTCCGTAAAAAGACAGAGATTGAGCAGTATTGTAGACTTATACCGAGCGTTAGGTGGCGGT
- a CDS encoding efflux RND transporter permease subunit produces MLKQFIERPVLSTVISIILLLLGALSLFNLPIALFPDIAPPSVQVTAFYPGANAEVVARSVATPIEEAVNGVENMTYMTSNSSNDGTMTLSVFFKQGADADNAAVNVQNRVSKAMSQLPQEVVQAGISTQKVQNSMIMFMGLSSDDPKQYDELFLQNYLKINVIPQIQRIPGVAQAQVFGTRDYSMRLWLKPDRLAANGLSPQEVLNAVKDHNLEAAPGRLGQGSKETYEYILKYKGKLNKNEDYENIAIKANSDGSFLRLKDVARVEFGSYTYTAANRVDGKPVAGFAILQTAGSNANEILTEIEKQVDQMKTTLPKGVEPIIMYNSKDFLDASIHQVVETLVIAFILVFIVVYIFLQDFRSTLIPAIAVPVAIVGTFFFLQLFGFSINMLTLFALVLAIGIVVDDAIVVVEAVHSKMERTGMPVEHATMSSMSEISGAIISITLVMCAVFIPVGFMQGPAGVFYRQFAFTLAIAIMISAVNALTLSPALCAMFLNDPQGEHGEHGKKTGFGARFFNAFNASFDNMTRKYIYSLKFLIKNKWVAIGGLALLIAGSVFLINKAPSGFIPTEDQGFVLYAVNTPPGSSLDRTNKATEQIDKIINGEKAKNHLWVADGMNFISNSNASPYAAGFIKLKDYDQRGEMKDPDQIAASLTGKVAQVKDANAFFFNFPTVQGFGNVSGFEFMLQDKTNGTFEQLGTTTQAFIGELMKRPEIAFAFTTYAAGNPQYTIDVDSDKANQLGVSITELMQTMQIYYGSSFVSDFNRFGKYYRVMAQADIPYRTDANSLEGIYVKNKSGEMVPVKTLVTLKRTFGPETVTRNNLFNAVTINGTPKPGYSTGDAIKAVEETAQKSLPRGFGYEWTGITREEIKTSGQTTFIFALSILFVYFLLAAQYESYILPFAVILTIPTGIFGVFAFTGLAGIDNNIYVQVGLIMLVGLLAKNAILIVEFAVQRRNAGRSLLEAALQASRLRLRPILMTSFAFIVGMLPLVWSQGAAAKGNHSIGISTVGGMFTGVVFGVFIIPVMFVIFQYLHEKMPSRKKKRLQRQKLEEDLLTPAH; encoded by the coding sequence ATGTTAAAACAATTTATAGAAAGACCGGTACTTTCAACGGTCATCTCCATAATACTTTTATTATTGGGGGCACTGTCCCTCTTTAATTTGCCCATCGCCCTCTTTCCGGATATTGCGCCGCCAAGTGTTCAGGTGACGGCTTTCTATCCGGGAGCGAATGCGGAAGTGGTTGCCCGTTCGGTAGCCACCCCAATTGAGGAAGCTGTAAACGGAGTGGAAAACATGACGTACATGACTTCCAATTCAAGTAACGACGGAACCATGACGTTAAGCGTTTTCTTCAAACAGGGTGCCGATGCAGATAATGCAGCCGTGAACGTTCAGAACCGTGTATCCAAAGCGATGAGTCAGCTTCCTCAGGAAGTTGTTCAGGCGGGAATTTCGACACAGAAAGTTCAGAACAGTATGATTATGTTTATGGGATTATCAAGTGATGACCCAAAACAATATGATGAGCTTTTCCTTCAGAATTATTTGAAGATTAACGTCATTCCACAAATTCAGCGTATTCCGGGGGTTGCTCAGGCACAGGTTTTCGGAACGAGAGATTATTCCATGAGACTTTGGCTGAAACCGGACCGATTAGCAGCGAACGGACTTTCTCCACAGGAAGTTTTGAATGCCGTAAAAGATCATAACTTAGAAGCGGCTCCCGGTCGTTTGGGACAAGGAAGCAAGGAAACTTACGAATATATCTTAAAATATAAAGGTAAATTAAATAAAAACGAAGACTACGAAAATATTGCTATTAAAGCAAACAGCGACGGTTCTTTCCTAAGATTGAAAGACGTGGCAAGAGTAGAATTCGGTTCTTATACGTATACAGCCGCTAACAGAGTTGATGGAAAACCGGTTGCCGGATTTGCTATTCTTCAAACAGCAGGATCGAATGCTAACGAGATCTTAACAGAGATAGAAAAACAGGTTGATCAGATGAAAACAACCCTTCCAAAAGGAGTTGAACCGATCATCATGTATAATTCTAAAGATTTCCTGGATGCTTCAATCCATCAGGTAGTTGAAACGTTGGTGATTGCGTTTATCCTTGTATTTATTGTAGTATATATTTTCCTTCAGGATTTCAGATCTACATTAATTCCGGCGATTGCGGTACCTGTGGCTATTGTGGGAACGTTCTTTTTCCTTCAGCTGTTTGGATTCAGTATTAATATGTTGACATTGTTCGCATTGGTACTCGCCATCGGTATTGTGGTGGATGATGCCATTGTAGTGGTAGAAGCCGTTCACTCCAAAATGGAAAGAACAGGAATGCCTGTGGAACATGCAACGATGAGCTCCATGAGTGAAATTTCCGGTGCTATTATTTCCATTACATTGGTGATGTGTGCTGTATTTATTCCGGTTGGCTTTATGCAGGGTCCTGCGGGAGTTTTCTACAGACAGTTTGCCTTCACATTGGCAATTGCGATTATGATTTCTGCAGTGAATGCCTTAACATTAAGTCCGGCTTTATGTGCGATGTTCCTCAATGATCCTCAGGGAGAACACGGTGAACATGGTAAAAAAACAGGTTTTGGAGCAAGATTTTTCAATGCTTTCAATGCCAGTTTTGATAACATGACCAGAAAATACATCTACAGTCTTAAATTTTTAATTAAAAATAAATGGGTCGCGATCGGAGGTTTAGCTCTTCTGATTGCCGGAAGTGTTTTCTTAATCAACAAAGCACCTTCAGGATTTATCCCAACAGAAGATCAGGGATTCGTTTTATATGCGGTGAATACGCCTCCGGGAAGTTCATTAGACAGAACCAACAAAGCGACAGAGCAAATCGATAAGATCATTAACGGGGAAAAAGCTAAAAATCACCTTTGGGTGGCCGATGGAATGAACTTCATCAGTAACTCTAATGCTTCACCTTACGCTGCAGGTTTCATTAAACTGAAAGATTATGATCAACGTGGCGAGATGAAAGATCCCGACCAGATTGCAGCTTCATTAACCGGAAAAGTCGCGCAGGTAAAAGATGCCAACGCGTTCTTCTTCAACTTCCCCACGGTTCAGGGATTTGGTAACGTTTCCGGGTTTGAATTTATGCTTCAGGATAAAACCAACGGTACTTTTGAACAATTGGGAACAACCACTCAGGCCTTCATCGGAGAATTGATGAAACGTCCGGAAATTGCTTTTGCTTTTACCACCTACGCAGCTGGAAATCCGCAATATACCATTGATGTAGATTCAGATAAAGCCAATCAGCTAGGTGTTTCGATTACGGAATTGATGCAGACTATGCAGATTTATTACGGAAGTAGCTTCGTTTCAGATTTCAACAGATTCGGGAAATATTATAGAGTAATGGCTCAGGCGGATATTCCTTATCGTACGGATGCGAACTCTTTGGAAGGAATTTATGTTAAAAATAAATCAGGAGAAATGGTTCCTGTAAAAACATTGGTGACTTTAAAAAGAACGTTCGGACCTGAAACGGTAACAAGAAATAACCTGTTCAATGCAGTTACAATTAACGGAACACCAAAACCTGGTTACAGTACCGGAGACGCCATTAAAGCGGTTGAAGAAACTGCACAAAAATCGCTACCGAGAGGTTTTGGGTATGAATGGACAGGAATTACGCGTGAAGAAATCAAAACAAGCGGACAAACGACTTTCATCTTTGCATTAAGTATTCTTTTCGTTTATTTCTTATTGGCAGCCCAGTATGAAAGTTACATCCTTCCGTTTGCGGTTATTCTAACGATTCCAACAGGGATTTTCGGAGTATTTGCTTTCACAGGATTAGCAGGAATTGACAATAATATTTACGTTCAGGTCGGATTGATCATGCTCGTCGGATTATTGGCGAAAAATGCCATTCTTATTGTGGAATTTGCCGTTCAGCGAAGAAATGCAGGAAGAAGTTTACTGGAAGCAGCACTTCAGGCTTCAAGATTACGTTTAAGACCGATTTTGATGACCTCATTTGCTTTCATCGTCGGAATGTTGCCATTGGTTTGGTCACAGGGAGCGGCTGCAAAAGGAAACCATTCAATTGGAATCAGTACCGTTGGAGGAATGTTTACAGGAGTGGTATTCGGAGTATTCATTATTCCTGTAATGTTTGTAATCTTCCAGTACTTACACGAAAAAATGCCGAGCAGAAAAAAGAAAAGACTTCAAAGACAAAAATTGGAGGAAGATCTTTTAACTCCGGCTCACTAA